A region from the Arcobacter sp. F155 genome encodes:
- a CDS encoding ATP phosphoribosyltransferase regulatory subunit has protein sequence MVFEHEIPKGSRLYFGKLAKAKRNLENRVCEILDSKGFEEIITPNFSYSQHQAIENDRKLIKFSDEANEQVSLRADSTLDVVRIITKRLGRATSHKKWFYVQPVFSYPSTEDYQIGCEWIDHDNIVDLVNITGNILDELDINPVLQLSNINIPKLIAKEFNIDIDYFKNGEIAKLFEIDEAWLNSLIKVKDIKDLEKAMKISPEVIKAELEKLLEAAKNVEYKNLVVAPLYHGSLKYYDDVYFRVIQDNFVISKGGKYSSDGISSLGFALYTDSLLKILED, from the coding sequence ATGGTTTTTGAACACGAAATACCAAAGGGCTCAAGACTATATTTTGGAAAGTTAGCTAAGGCTAAGAGAAACTTAGAAAATAGAGTATGTGAAATTCTTGATTCAAAAGGTTTTGAAGAGATTATCACTCCTAACTTTTCTTACTCTCAGCACCAAGCAATTGAAAATGATAGAAAGCTTATCAAGTTCTCAGATGAAGCAAATGAACAAGTTTCATTAAGAGCTGATTCAACACTTGATGTTGTAAGAATTATTACAAAAAGACTTGGTAGAGCAACTTCTCATAAAAAATGGTTTTATGTTCAACCAGTATTTTCATATCCATCAACAGAAGATTATCAAATTGGATGTGAATGGATAGACCATGATAATATCGTTGATTTAGTAAATATTACTGGAAATATTTTAGATGAATTAGATATAAACCCAGTATTACAACTGTCAAATATCAATATTCCAAAACTTATTGCAAAAGAGTTTAATATAGATATTGACTACTTCAAAAATGGTGAAATAGCAAAACTATTTGAAATTGATGAAGCTTGGTTAAACTCACTTATCAAAGTAAAAGATATCAAAGACTTAGAAAAAGCTATGAAAATTTCACCAGAGGTGATAAAAGCAGAACTTGAAAAACTTTTAGAAGCAGCTAAAAATGTTGAATATAAAAACTTAGTAGTTGCTCCACTTTATCATGGAAGTTTAAAATACTATGATGATGTATATTTTAGAGTTATTCAAGATAATTTTGTAATTAGTAAAGGTGGGAAATATAGTTCTGATGGAATTTCTTCATTAGGTTTCGCACTTTATACAGATAGTTTATTAAAAATTTTAGAGGATTAG